A DNA window from Paraclostridium bifermentans contains the following coding sequences:
- the secY gene encoding preprotein translocase subunit SecY: MLSNLKQAWKIKDVRRKILYTLMMIVIFRIGCTIPVPGVNRDIIKGMVDGNGLLSLYNMFTGGAFSNFTLFALGISPYITASIIIQLLTIGFPALEELQKSGEEGKKKINKYTKYTALGLAIVQAIGITLGIVRRALQTDSVFFIVTVIVTLISASMLLMWMGDKITEKGLGNGSSIIIFIGIISRIPKDITQSISQFESGSVGLWVLIVMAVVSLLTVAAVTYIQEATRKIPVQYAKRVVGRKTYGGQNSHIPMKVNQSGVIPVIFASSLLAFPQTIAIFMGKDAQAFVTKFLSPTGEPGFWIYLVIEVVLIIFFSYFYTTISFNTEDITNNMKNSGGFIPGIRPGNPTMDYLNRILSRLTLAGALFLAVIAVIPSIIGKFTGVHLSLAGTSLLIVVGVALELKRQLESNLVMRSYQGFLK, encoded by the coding sequence GTGCTGTCAAACTTAAAACAAGCTTGGAAAATAAAAGATGTAAGAAGAAAAATTTTATATACTTTGATGATGATTGTTATCTTTAGGATAGGATGTACAATTCCTGTACCTGGAGTTAATAGAGATATTATAAAGGGAATGGTTGACGGAAACGGTCTTCTTTCCCTGTATAATATGTTTACAGGAGGAGCTTTTAGTAACTTTACCTTATTTGCATTAGGAATCAGTCCTTATATAACGGCATCTATAATCATTCAACTTTTAACTATTGGATTCCCGGCTCTTGAAGAACTTCAAAAGTCTGGTGAAGAAGGTAAGAAAAAGATAAATAAATACACTAAGTATACAGCATTAGGATTAGCTATAGTACAAGCTATCGGTATAACACTAGGAATAGTGAGACGTGCTTTACAAACAGATAGTGTATTTTTTATAGTTACTGTTATAGTCACATTAATTTCAGCAAGTATGCTTTTAATGTGGATGGGAGATAAGATTACTGAAAAAGGATTAGGTAATGGAAGCTCTATAATAATATTTATAGGAATTATATCAAGAATTCCTAAAGACATAACTCAATCAATATCTCAATTTGAAAGCGGAAGCGTTGGATTATGGGTATTAATAGTTATGGCTGTAGTATCGCTTCTTACAGTAGCTGCGGTTACATATATACAAGAAGCTACAAGAAAAATACCTGTACAATATGCTAAAAGAGTTGTAGGAAGAAAAACATATGGGGGTCAAAATTCTCATATACCAATGAAAGTGAATCAATCTGGAGTTATTCCAGTTATATTTGCAAGTTCATTGTTAGCTTTCCCTCAAACTATAGCTATATTTATGGGGAAAGATGCTCAAGCATTTGTAACTAAATTCTTATCTCCAACTGGAGAGCCAGGATTCTGGATCTATTTAGTTATAGAAGTTGTGTTAATAATATTTTTCTCTTATTTCTATACTACTATATCGTTCAATACTGAAGATATAACTAATAATATGAAAAATAGTGGAGGTTTTATACCAGGTATAAGACCGGGTAATCCAACTATGGACTACTTAAATAGAATATTATCAAGATTAACTTTAGCAGGAGCATTATTCTTAGCTGTTATAGCTGTAATTCCTTCTATAATAGGTAAATTTACTGGCGTACATTTAAGTTTAGCTGGTACATCATTACTTATAGTTGTAGGTGTTGCATTAGAGCTTAAGAGACAGCTAGAATCAAATCTAGTAATGAGAAGCTATCAAGGCTTTTTAAAATAA
- the map gene encoding type I methionyl aminopeptidase yields the protein MIILKSKQEIELMRESGKIVAETHEILRDAIKPGISTLKLDEIAENHIRKYNAIPSFKGYNGFKGSICASINEEVVHGIPGSKTLKDGDIISIDIGAYFKGYHADSAKTHAVGIISEEDRKLIEVTKESFYEGLKFAKLGCRLSDISHAVQTHVENNNFSVVRDLVGHGVGKQLHEDPQIPNYGRPGKGPKLKEGMVLAIEPMVNYGTHYVKMLGDGWTIVTNDSKRSAHYEHTIAITEDEPLILTKL from the coding sequence ATGATTATTTTAAAATCTAAGCAAGAGATTGAACTTATGAGAGAATCAGGTAAAATCGTTGCTGAAACACATGAGATTTTAAGAGATGCTATTAAACCGGGAATATCTACTTTAAAGTTAGATGAAATAGCTGAAAATCATATTAGAAAATATAATGCTATCCCATCTTTTAAAGGTTATAACGGATTTAAAGGATCTATATGCGCTTCTATTAATGAAGAAGTTGTACATGGAATACCTGGATCTAAAACTTTAAAAGACGGAGATATTATAAGTATCGATATCGGTGCTTATTTTAAAGGATATCATGCAGATTCAGCAAAAACACATGCGGTAGGCATAATATCTGAAGAGGATAGGAAATTAATAGAAGTAACAAAAGAAAGCTTCTATGAAGGATTAAAGTTTGCTAAACTAGGATGTAGACTTTCTGACATTTCGCACGCAGTACAAACACATGTAGAAAATAACAATTTTTCTGTAGTTAGAGACCTTGTAGGACATGGAGTTGGTAAACAACTACATGAAGATCCTCAAATACCTAATTATGGACGTCCAGGTAAGGGCCCTAAACTTAAAGAGGGTATGGTTCTTGCAATAGAGCCTATGGTTAACTATGGTACACACTATGTTAAAATGTTAGGTGATGGTTGGACGATTGTTACAAATGACTCTAAAAGGTCAGCTCATTATGAGCATACGATAGCTATTACTGAAGATGAACCTTTGATATTAACAAAGTTATAG
- the rplE gene encoding 50S ribosomal protein L5, with protein MTSRLQEKYVKEVAPALMEKFGYKNVMEIPKLEKIVINMGIGDARENPKGLEAAVAELEMISGQKPVITKARKSVANFKLREGMPVGTKVTLRADKMFYFMDKLVNISLPRVRDFRGVNANAFDGRGNYALGLKEQFIFPEIEYDKVDKVRGMDVIFVTTAKTDEEASELLRLLGMPYSK; from the coding sequence ATGACTTCTAGATTACAAGAAAAATATGTTAAAGAAGTTGCTCCAGCTTTAATGGAGAAATTTGGATACAAAAATGTTATGGAAATACCTAAGTTAGAGAAAATAGTAATAAACATGGGTATAGGTGATGCAAGAGAAAATCCAAAAGGATTAGAAGCTGCAGTTGCAGAATTAGAAATGATATCTGGACAAAAGCCAGTTATAACAAAGGCTAGAAAATCAGTAGCTAACTTCAAATTAAGAGAAGGAATGCCTGTTGGAACTAAAGTTACTTTAAGAGCTGACAAGATGTTCTACTTCATGGACAAGTTAGTAAACATTTCTTTACCAAGAGTTAGGGACTTCAGAGGAGTTAATGCTAATGCATTCGATGGAAGAGGAAACTACGCTTTAGGATTAAAAGAGCAATTTATATTCCCTGAAATAGAGTACGACAAGGTTGACAAAGTAAGAGGAATGGATGTAATATTCGTAACTACAGCTAAAACTGATGAAGAAGCTAGTGAGTTATTAAGATTATTAGGAATGCCATATTCTAAGTAA
- the rpsE gene encoding 30S ribosomal protein S5: MLRRKPIDARQLDLQEKVIEVRRVTKVVKGGRNFRFAALVVVGDENGHVGIGAGKAMEVPDAIRKAVEDAKKNLITVPMVGTTIPHQTNGHFGAGKILIMPAAQGTGVIAGGPARAVLELAGLKDVRAKSLGTNNPRNMVNATIEGLKSLRTAEDIAKLRGKKVEDLLG; this comes from the coding sequence ATGCTACGTCGTAAACCAATAGATGCAAGACAACTTGATCTTCAAGAGAAAGTTATCGAAGTAAGACGTGTTACTAAGGTTGTTAAAGGTGGTAGAAACTTTAGATTTGCAGCTTTAGTAGTTGTTGGAGATGAAAACGGACACGTTGGTATAGGTGCTGGTAAAGCTATGGAAGTACCAGATGCTATAAGAAAAGCAGTTGAAGATGCTAAGAAGAATTTAATAACTGTACCTATGGTTGGTACAACTATACCTCACCAAACAAACGGACATTTTGGTGCTGGAAAAATATTAATAATGCCTGCTGCTCAAGGTACAGGAGTTATAGCTGGGGGACCTGCTAGAGCTGTACTTGAATTAGCTGGATTAAAGGATGTTAGAGCTAAATCTTTAGGAACTAACAACCCAAGAAACATGGTAAATGCTACAATAGAAGGTTTAAAATCTTTAAGAACAGCTGAAGATATAGCTAAACTTAGAGGTAAAAAAGTAGAAGATCTTCTAGGGTAA
- the rplR gene encoding 50S ribosomal protein L18: MFKKANKNANRLQRHKRVRRKITGTTQRPRLCIFRSSNNIYAQIIDDTNRVTVVSASSLEAEIKGAVNHCGNKEAAKKVGELVAKRAVEKGITEVVFDRGGYLYHGRVQELAEGAREAGLKF; encoded by the coding sequence GTGTTTAAAAAAGCTAACAAAAACGCAAATAGACTTCAAAGACATAAGAGAGTTCGTAGAAAAATAACTGGAACTACTCAAAGACCAAGATTATGTATATTTAGAAGTTCTAATAACATATATGCTCAAATAATAGATGATACAAACAGAGTAACTGTTGTTTCTGCATCTTCTTTAGAAGCTGAAATAAAAGGTGCTGTTAATCACTGTGGAAATAAAGAAGCAGCTAAAAAAGTTGGAGAACTTGTTGCTAAGAGAGCTGTAGAGAAAGGTATAACTGAAGTTGTATTTGACAGAGGTGGATACTTATATCACGGAAGAGTTCAAGAATTAGCAGAAGGTGCTAGAGAAGCTGGACTTAAGTTCTAA
- the rplO gene encoding 50S ribosomal protein L15: protein MKLHELRPAEGAVSSKKRLGRGTATGQGKTSGRGQKGQKSRSGGGVRVGFEGGQMPLARRLPKRGFKNPCKKVYSLVNVETLNRFENGTEITAELLKSTGVISKIEKDGVKILGEGNLERALTIKAAKFTASAQEKIEKAGGKAELV, encoded by the coding sequence ATGAAGTTACATGAATTAAGACCTGCTGAAGGTGCAGTTTCTTCTAAAAAAAGATTAGGAAGAGGTACTGCTACTGGACAAGGTAAAACTTCAGGACGTGGACAAAAAGGTCAAAAGTCTCGTTCAGGTGGTGGAGTAAGAGTTGGATTCGAAGGTGGACAAATGCCACTTGCTAGAAGACTTCCTAAGAGAGGATTCAAGAATCCTTGTAAGAAAGTTTACTCACTAGTTAACGTAGAAACTTTAAATAGATTCGAAAACGGAACAGAAATAACAGCTGAATTACTTAAGTCAACTGGAGTAATAAGCAAAATAGAAAAAGACGGCGTTAAAATCTTAGGTGAAGGTAACTTAGAAAGAGCTTTAACTATAAAAGCTGCTAAGTTTACTGCTTCAGCGCAAGAAAAAATAGAAAAAGCTGGAGGAAAAGCAGAATTAGTTTAA
- the rpmD gene encoding 50S ribosomal protein L30, with translation MAKLQIKLVRSTIGTTPNQRKNVEALGLRKREQVVVKEDNAQMRGIIAKVSHLVEVTEIAE, from the coding sequence ATGGCTAAATTACAAATAAAGTTAGTTAGAAGTACAATAGGAACTACTCCTAACCAAAGAAAGAACGTAGAAGCGTTAGGATTAAGAAAAAGAGAGCAAGTAGTTGTTAAAGAAGACAACGCTCAAATGAGAGGTATAATAGCTAAAGTTAGTCACTTAGTAGAAGTTACTGAAATAGCTGAATAA
- a CDS encoding type Z 30S ribosomal protein S14 has product MARKAMVVKQQKKQKYSTREYTRCTICGRPHSVLRKFGVCRICFRELAYKGQIPGVRKASW; this is encoded by the coding sequence GTGGCTAGAAAAGCGATGGTTGTAAAACAACAAAAAAAGCAAAAGTACTCAACTAGAGAGTACACTAGATGTACAATATGTGGTAGACCACATTCTGTGCTAAGAAAATTCGGTGTATGCCGTATATGCTTTAGAGAATTAGCTTATAAAGGTCAAATACCTGGTGTAAGAAAAGCAAGTTGGTAA
- the rpsH gene encoding 30S ribosomal protein S8, giving the protein MTMTDPIADMLTRIRNANMVKHETVDVPASNMKKELARILLEEGFIRGYDVIEDGKQGIIRIQLKYGQIGERVITGLKRISKPGMRVYAAKEELPKVLNGLGISIISTSKGILTDKQARNAAVGGEVICYVW; this is encoded by the coding sequence ATGACAATGACAGATCCAATAGCAGATATGTTAACACGTATAAGAAATGCTAACATGGTTAAGCATGAAACTGTTGATGTTCCTGCTTCTAATATGAAGAAAGAATTAGCTAGAATCTTATTAGAAGAAGGTTTCATAAGAGGGTACGATGTTATAGAAGATGGAAAGCAAGGAATAATAAGAATACAATTAAAGTACGGACAAATAGGCGAGAGAGTTATAACAGGATTAAAGAGAATATCTAAGCCTGGTATGAGAGTTTACGCTGCTAAAGAAGAATTACCAAAAGTATTAAATGGATTAGGTATATCAATAATATCTACTTCTAAAGGTATATTAACTGACAAGCAAGCTAGAAATGCAGCCGTTGGTGGAGAAGTAATCTGCTACGTGTGGTAA
- a CDS encoding adenylate kinase: MRIILLGPPGAGKGTQAAGIVEKYNIPHISTGDIFRKNIKEGTELGKKAKGYIDQGLLVPDELTVGLVTDRIAQSDCEKGFMLDGFPRNVAQAQHLDEYLKEVGISLDKVVNIEVDKDILVGRAVGRRICKSCGATYHVEFNPPKVDGVCDVCGGELYQRADDNEETVSKRIQVYLDETKPLVNYYSEEGIIANINGQQSIDNVFGDIVEALGSEK, encoded by the coding sequence ATGAGAATAATATTACTTGGACCTCCTGGTGCGGGTAAGGGTACTCAAGCAGCAGGGATAGTAGAAAAATACAATATACCTCATATATCAACTGGAGATATATTCAGAAAGAATATAAAAGAAGGTACAGAACTTGGTAAAAAAGCTAAAGGATATATAGATCAAGGTCTTTTAGTTCCAGATGAATTAACAGTAGGTTTAGTTACTGATAGAATAGCTCAATCTGATTGTGAAAAAGGATTCATGTTAGATGGATTCCCAAGAAATGTAGCTCAAGCTCAACATTTAGATGAATATCTAAAAGAAGTTGGTATATCTTTAGACAAAGTTGTTAACATTGAAGTTGATAAAGATATATTAGTAGGTAGAGCAGTAGGTAGAAGAATCTGCAAATCTTGCGGAGCTACTTACCATGTTGAGTTTAATCCTCCAAAAGTAGATGGCGTATGCGATGTATGTGGAGGAGAACTTTACCAAAGAGCTGATGATAATGAAGAAACTGTATCAAAAAGAATACAAGTTTACTTAGATGAAACTAAGCCTTTAGTTAACTATTATTCTGAAGAAGGTATAATAGCTAATATAAATGGTCAACAATCTATAGATAATGTATTTGGAGATATAGTTGAGGCTCTAGGAAGTGAAAAATAA
- the rplF gene encoding 50S ribosomal protein L6, translating to MSRIGVKPINVPTGVEVTIAEDNLVTVKGPKGTLTKQFTNELAIKKEENTILVERPTNNKKHRSLHGLTRTLIDNMVVGVTTGFEKKLELVGVGYRAQKQGNKLVMNLGYSHPVEMVDPEGITVEAPNQTELVVKGIDKQLVGNYAAKIRAWREPEPYKGKGIRYAGEVVRRKEGKTGKK from the coding sequence ATGTCAAGAATAGGTGTTAAGCCAATAAACGTTCCTACAGGTGTTGAAGTAACTATAGCTGAGGATAACTTAGTTACAGTAAAAGGACCAAAAGGAACTTTAACAAAGCAATTCACTAATGAATTAGCTATAAAAAAAGAAGAAAATACTATATTAGTTGAAAGACCAACTAATAATAAAAAACATAGATCTTTACACGGATTAACTAGAACTTTAATAGATAATATGGTAGTAGGTGTTACTACTGGATTCGAAAAGAAGTTAGAGTTAGTTGGTGTTGGTTACAGAGCTCAAAAGCAAGGAAACAAGTTAGTTATGAACTTAGGATACTCTCATCCAGTTGAGATGGTAGATCCAGAAGGAATAACTGTTGAAGCTCCAAACCAAACTGAATTAGTTGTTAAAGGAATCGACAAGCAATTAGTAGGTAACTATGCTGCTAAGATAAGAGCTTGGAGAGAGCCAGAGCCATACAAAGGTAAAGGTATAAGATACGCTGGTGAAGTTGTAAGACGTAAAGAAGGTAAAACTGGTAAGAAATAA